A genomic region of Mycobacterium sp. Aquia_213 contains the following coding sequences:
- a CDS encoding nuclear transport factor 2 family protein: MMTPFDAPNAELAWMFLQSLSEGGDVDEGFELLSDDFSYWSLFTRESYDKEALRRATDRRKQSVELTIDLLRCINEGDTVVVEAHATGTNSNGEQYDTPFVCIFETSEGLIVSMREYSDTKAYSKLLGG, from the coding sequence GTGATGACGCCGTTCGACGCTCCCAATGCCGAGCTGGCCTGGATGTTCCTCCAGAGTCTGAGCGAAGGCGGCGACGTCGACGAGGGTTTCGAATTGCTCAGCGACGACTTCAGCTATTGGAGCCTGTTCACCCGCGAGTCCTACGACAAAGAAGCCCTGCGCCGCGCGACCGACCGCCGCAAACAGTCCGTCGAGCTCACCATCGATTTGCTGCGCTGCATCAACGAGGGCGACACGGTGGTCGTGGAGGCACACGCCACCGGCACCAACTCCAATGGTGAGCAGTACGACACCCCGTTCGTGTGCATCTTCGAGACCAGCGAGGGGCTGATCGTCTCGATGCGCGAGTACAGCGACACCAAGGCCTACAGCAAATTGCTGGGCGGGTGA
- a CDS encoding chloride channel protein, producing the protein MEPTEDEPQPAIAPPAAAGGRFGASIRNAGYLRKWFLLGITIGVISGLGAVVFYLTLKYTGDFLLGYLADYRIPTPVGEGGSHGSAGFTRPWAIPLVTTGGALLSAFLVAKLAPEATGHGTDEAIEAVHTDPRAIRFRAVLVKMVASALTIGSGGSGGREGPTAQISAGFCSLLTRRLGLSDEDGRIAVALGIGAGIGAIFAAPLGGAVLAASITYRDDFDYRCLLPGFITSGTAYAVLGAFLGFDPLFGYIDAEYRFEKAWPLLWFVVIGLVAAAVGYLYARTFHAAVRLTRRLPGGPVLKPAMGGLVVGLVGLLIPEILSSGYGWAQLAADRGSLMQIPLWIVLLLPLAKIIATSLSIGTGGSGGLFGPGIVIGGFLGAAIWRLGELSGLPGIPDGPGVFVVVGMMACFGSVARAPLAIMIMVAEMTGSFSVVPGAIIAVGIASLLMSRTNVTIYEAQRLNRETAEAERAGRAAP; encoded by the coding sequence GTGGAGCCGACCGAGGATGAGCCCCAGCCCGCGATCGCTCCGCCCGCCGCCGCCGGGGGGCGATTCGGGGCATCGATCAGAAACGCCGGCTACCTACGCAAGTGGTTTTTACTGGGCATCACGATCGGGGTGATCTCGGGCCTGGGCGCGGTGGTCTTCTATCTGACGCTGAAGTACACCGGCGACTTCCTGCTCGGCTACCTGGCGGACTACCGCATCCCGACGCCGGTGGGCGAGGGCGGCAGCCACGGGTCGGCCGGCTTCACGCGCCCGTGGGCGATTCCGTTGGTGACGACGGGCGGGGCGTTGCTGTCGGCATTCCTGGTGGCCAAGCTCGCGCCCGAAGCCACCGGGCACGGCACCGACGAAGCCATCGAGGCGGTGCACACCGATCCCCGCGCGATCCGCTTCCGGGCCGTGCTGGTGAAGATGGTCGCCAGCGCATTGACGATCGGCTCGGGCGGTTCGGGTGGCCGCGAGGGCCCGACGGCGCAGATCTCGGCCGGCTTCTGCTCACTGCTGACGCGACGCCTCGGCCTGTCCGACGAGGACGGCCGGATCGCGGTCGCGCTGGGCATCGGCGCGGGGATCGGCGCGATCTTCGCCGCGCCGCTGGGCGGGGCCGTGCTGGCGGCATCGATCACCTATCGCGACGATTTCGACTATCGCTGCCTGCTGCCCGGGTTCATCACGTCGGGAACGGCGTACGCGGTGCTCGGCGCGTTCTTGGGCTTCGACCCGCTGTTCGGCTACATCGACGCCGAGTACCGCTTCGAGAAGGCCTGGCCGCTGCTGTGGTTCGTGGTGATCGGTCTGGTCGCGGCGGCCGTCGGCTACCTGTACGCCCGGACCTTTCACGCCGCGGTCCGGCTCACCCGGCGGCTGCCGGGCGGGCCGGTGCTGAAGCCCGCGATGGGCGGGCTGGTGGTCGGGCTGGTGGGTCTGCTGATCCCCGAAATCCTCAGCAGCGGCTACGGCTGGGCCCAGCTGGCGGCCGATCGCGGATCGCTGATGCAGATACCGCTGTGGATCGTCCTGCTGCTACCGCTGGCCAAGATCATCGCGACATCGCTGTCGATCGGGACCGGGGGCTCCGGCGGGTTGTTCGGGCCCGGCATCGTGATCGGCGGCTTCCTCGGGGCCGCCATCTGGCGACTGGGCGAGCTGTCCGGATTGCCCGGCATACCCGACGGGCCGGGCGTCTTCGTCGTGGTCGGCATGATGGCGTGTTTTGGCAGCGTCGCCCGCGCCCCGCTGGCCATCATGATCATGGTCGCGGAGATGACCGGCTCGTTCTCGGTGGTGCCCGGCGCGATCATCGCGGTGGGGATCGCGTCGTTGCTGATGTCGCGCACCAACGTCACGATCTACGAAGCACAACGGCTCAATCGGGAGACCGCCGAAGCCGAACGCGCGGGTCGCGCCGCCCCCTAG
- a CDS encoding NAD-dependent epimerase/dehydratase family protein, with amino-acid sequence MSDKPKLVIGANGFLGSHVTRQLVSDGAQVRVMVREGANTRSIDDLQLTRCTRFYGDVFDTATVREAMDGVDDVYYCVVDTRAWLRDTAPLFRTNVEGVRNVLDVAVDQPLRKFIFTSTYATVGRRHGHVATEDDVIASAGLTPYVLSRVQAENLVMRYVADAGLPAVAMCVSTTYGDGDWGGTPHGAFIAGAVFGKLPFLMNGIALEVVGVDDAARAMMLAAEHGRIGERYLISEKMMALNDSIRIAADEAGVPPPQRAISVPTLYAMAAAGTLKAKLTGTDAQLSLASVRMMRAEAPVDCSKAKRELGWEPRPIEESIREAARFWAAMRTPRTAAQPE; translated from the coding sequence GTGAGCGACAAGCCCAAACTTGTCATCGGCGCCAACGGTTTTCTGGGCTCGCATGTCACCCGCCAGCTCGTCTCCGACGGCGCGCAGGTGCGGGTGATGGTGCGCGAAGGCGCTAATACCCGCTCCATCGATGACCTCCAACTCACCCGCTGCACTCGTTTTTATGGCGACGTCTTCGACACCGCCACGGTGCGCGAGGCGATGGACGGTGTCGACGACGTGTACTACTGCGTCGTCGACACCCGCGCCTGGCTGCGTGATACGGCGCCACTGTTTCGCACCAACGTCGAGGGGGTGCGCAACGTTCTCGACGTCGCCGTCGACCAACCCTTGCGCAAGTTCATCTTCACCAGCACCTACGCGACGGTGGGCCGACGACACGGTCACGTGGCGACCGAAGACGACGTGATCGCGTCGGCTGGGCTGACTCCCTACGTGCTATCGCGGGTGCAGGCCGAAAACCTGGTGATGCGCTACGTCGCCGACGCCGGGTTGCCCGCCGTCGCGATGTGCGTGTCCACGACATACGGCGACGGGGATTGGGGTGGGACTCCGCACGGCGCCTTCATCGCCGGCGCGGTATTCGGCAAGCTGCCCTTCCTGATGAACGGCATTGCGCTGGAAGTCGTCGGCGTCGACGATGCCGCGCGGGCCATGATGCTGGCGGCCGAGCACGGCCGCATCGGTGAGCGGTACCTCATCTCCGAAAAGATGATGGCGCTCAACGATTCGATCCGGATCGCGGCCGACGAGGCGGGCGTCCCGCCACCGCAACGCGCGATCTCGGTGCCGACGCTTTACGCCATGGCCGCGGCGGGCACCTTGAAAGCCAAGCTCACCGGCACGGACGCTCAACTCAGTCTCGCGTCGGTGCGGATGATGCGCGCCGAAGCACCGGTGGACTGCAGCAAGGCGAAGCGGGAGCTGGGCTGGGAGCCGCGCCCGATCGAGGAATCGATCCGCGAGGCCGCCCGGTTCTGGGCTGCGATGCGCACTCCCCGAACGGCCGCACAACCCGAATAG
- a CDS encoding class I SAM-dependent methyltransferase, with product MTDLDDSSLQPPLPPSLRTAGDSWAITELVGATALGVAAARAAETAGSNPLIRDDFAGKLVSAAGPAWARLTDPELAWLDGDEPGQRGHRLGIDYQAVRTHFFDEYFAGATGDGIRQVVILAAGLDSRAYRLDWPAETAVYEIDQPQVLEYKAKILESHPPTASRRTVAVDLRDDWPAALTAAGFDRTQPTAWLAEGLLPYLPSDAQDRLFEMFTSLSVPGSQVAIEVFGVNASSNTNRWQRMRDRLGLDVNVQALTFHEPDRSDAAEWLTDHGWQVKVVNNREEMARLGRAVPEDLADDAVRSTLLRARFAGPSH from the coding sequence ATGACTGATCTCGACGACTCCTCGTTGCAGCCCCCGTTACCACCCTCGCTACGAACCGCGGGGGATTCGTGGGCCATCACCGAACTCGTCGGCGCCACCGCCTTGGGCGTCGCGGCCGCGCGCGCCGCGGAGACGGCCGGATCCAACCCGCTGATTCGCGACGATTTCGCCGGGAAACTGGTGTCGGCCGCCGGACCGGCGTGGGCGCGGCTGACCGACCCCGAGCTGGCTTGGCTGGACGGCGACGAGCCGGGACAGCGCGGGCATCGCCTCGGCATCGACTATCAGGCCGTCCGCACGCACTTCTTCGACGAGTACTTCGCAGGTGCCACCGGCGACGGAATCCGGCAGGTGGTGATCCTGGCCGCCGGCTTGGACTCGCGGGCCTACCGACTGGATTGGCCGGCCGAGACCGCGGTCTACGAGATCGACCAGCCCCAGGTGCTGGAGTACAAAGCCAAGATTCTGGAATCGCACCCGCCCACCGCCAGCCGGCGCACGGTCGCGGTGGATCTGCGCGACGATTGGCCGGCGGCGCTGACCGCGGCCGGATTCGACCGCACCCAGCCGACGGCGTGGCTGGCCGAGGGGCTGTTGCCGTATCTGCCCAGCGATGCCCAGGACCGGCTTTTCGAGATGTTCACGTCGCTCAGCGTGCCCGGCAGCCAGGTCGCCATCGAGGTGTTCGGCGTCAACGCGAGCAGCAACACCAACCGCTGGCAGCGGATGCGGGATCGGCTCGGCCTGGACGTCAACGTCCAGGCGCTGACCTTCCACGAGCCCGACCGGTCCGATGCCGCCGAGTGGCTGACCGACCACGGCTGGCAGGTGAAAGTCGTGAACAACCGCGAGGAGATGGCCCGCCTGGGCCGCGCGGTCCCCGAAGACCTGGCCGACGATGCCGTCCGCAGCACCCTGCTGCGCGCGCGTTTCGCCGGACCATCGCACTGA
- a CDS encoding TetR/AcrR family transcriptional regulator, with product MPSTARRRPGRPPAAKADETRKRILRAGRMVFSERGYEGATFQAIAVRADLTRPAINHYFSSKRVLYREVLSQTSELLFGAGIAQADRETTLMARLTGFISAAVAVNSEHPSASAFLISSILESQRHPELSGSENDAVLICREFLTRVVNEAIERGEFAAAVDAKALIETLLVVMCGAGFYAGYVQSYQEMQAVTGMLGRLLEGALFKGSR from the coding sequence GTGCCGTCAACGGCGAGGCGCCGGCCGGGCCGTCCGCCCGCCGCGAAGGCTGATGAGACGCGCAAGAGAATCTTGCGCGCCGGCCGCATGGTGTTCAGCGAACGCGGCTACGAGGGAGCCACTTTCCAGGCCATCGCGGTGCGCGCCGACCTCACCCGGCCGGCCATCAACCACTACTTTTCCAGCAAGCGAGTGCTCTATCGGGAAGTGCTGAGCCAAACCTCCGAACTCCTATTCGGTGCCGGCATCGCCCAGGCGGACCGCGAGACGACCTTGATGGCGAGGCTGACCGGGTTCATCTCGGCGGCGGTGGCGGTGAATTCCGAGCATCCGTCGGCGTCGGCGTTTCTGATCAGCTCGATTTTGGAATCCCAGCGCCACCCCGAATTAAGCGGATCTGAAAACGACGCAGTGCTGATTTGTCGGGAATTCTTGACCCGTGTCGTCAACGAGGCGATCGAGCGGGGGGAGTTCGCTGCAGCAGTTGATGCCAAGGCGCTGATCGAGACTCTTCTGGTGGTGATGTGCGGCGCCGGGTTCTATGCCGGCTATGTGCAGAGCTACCAGGAGATGCAGGCCGTCACCGGCATGCTGGGCCGGCTACTCGAGGGCGCGCTGTTCAAAGGGTCGCGCTGA
- a CDS encoding DUF427 domain-containing protein, which produces MAHKEILEPNAGHPITIAPTKGRVQVRVNGELVADTTAALELREATIPGVQYIPLADVAQDRLTRTETVSYCPFKGDASYYAVTTSAGDTVEDVIWTYEQPYPAVAEIAGHVAFYPDKADISVTAD; this is translated from the coding sequence ATGGCCCACAAGGAAATCTTGGAGCCCAACGCCGGGCACCCGATCACCATCGCCCCGACGAAGGGACGTGTCCAGGTTCGCGTCAACGGCGAGCTGGTCGCCGACACCACTGCGGCACTCGAATTGCGGGAAGCCACTATCCCTGGGGTGCAATACATTCCGCTGGCAGACGTGGCGCAGGACCGGTTGACCCGCACCGAAACCGTCAGCTACTGCCCGTTCAAGGGCGACGCCAGCTACTACGCCGTGACCACCTCGGCCGGTGACACCGTCGAGGATGTGATCTGGACCTACGAGCAGCCATACCCCGCGGTCGCCGAGATCGCCGGGCACGTCGCGTTTTACCCCGACAAGGCCGACATCAGCGTCACCGCCGACTAG
- a CDS encoding class I SAM-dependent methyltransferase produces the protein MDRIRVDLSGPPQTMLATLYAKALDADAPNSILSDHYAKSAVSRIEYDWAATTIDARRAPSVAIRSAHFDNWARQFLAVHDEAVVLHVGCGLDARVYRLDPGPAVRWYDVDYPDVIGLRERVYPLRANYRMLSASVTDPSWLDEILTDRPVLFLGEGLTMYLTEDDGLGLLRRVVDRFGSGELQFDAFNTFGIRTQVVNAVVRRSGSKLHWGIDWPSDIVDAVPGVRVLVWESVFDSDTFDLVSPFARWVGRVMAAVPALRTMSQYHRYAFGPVDTGKS, from the coding sequence ATGGACCGGATACGCGTCGATCTGAGCGGACCGCCGCAGACGATGCTGGCGACGCTATACGCCAAAGCGCTGGACGCCGACGCTCCCAACTCGATCCTGAGCGACCACTACGCCAAATCCGCCGTGTCCCGCATCGAATACGATTGGGCGGCAACGACTATCGATGCGCGGCGCGCTCCGTCGGTCGCCATTCGCAGCGCCCACTTCGATAACTGGGCTCGCCAGTTTCTGGCCGTGCACGACGAAGCCGTCGTGCTGCACGTGGGCTGCGGCCTGGACGCCCGGGTGTACCGCCTGGATCCGGGTCCGGCCGTGCGCTGGTACGACGTCGACTACCCCGACGTGATCGGCCTGCGCGAACGGGTCTACCCGCTGCGGGCCAACTACCGGATGTTGTCGGCCTCGGTAACAGATCCGTCGTGGCTGGACGAGATACTCACCGATCGTCCGGTGCTGTTCCTCGGCGAGGGCCTGACCATGTACCTGACCGAAGACGACGGGCTGGGGCTGCTGCGTCGCGTCGTCGATCGGTTCGGATCGGGCGAGCTGCAGTTCGACGCGTTCAACACGTTCGGCATTCGCACGCAGGTGGTCAATGCCGTGGTCCGGCGCTCCGGCTCGAAGCTGCACTGGGGCATCGACTGGCCGAGCGACATCGTCGACGCCGTTCCCGGGGTGCGCGTGCTGGTGTGGGAATCGGTCTTCGACAGCGATACGTTCGACCTGGTTTCACCGTTTGCGCGCTGGGTAGGCAGGGTGATGGCGGCGGTGCCGGCGTTGCGGACAATGTCGCAATACCATCGCTACGCATTCGGGCCGGTCGATACCGGGAAGTCTTGA
- a CDS encoding pirin family protein: MPAITADTLTLPRIGAATPQETERPVRSITTGPRGYEGEGFPVVRAFAGVSAAALDPFVHMDQMGEVDYQPGEPRGTDWHPHRGFETVTYLLDGKFAHQDSHGGGGLITDGATQWMTAGSGILHIETPPAELVESGGLFHGIQLWVNLPKKDKFATPRYQAIEGNDARLLASDDGGALVRIIAGEIDGHGGPGVTHTPITLAHATIQNGARLNIPWRRDFNALVYVLSGSGSVGPVGHPIHQGQLVVLGPGDRITVAADSNQSSSAPGIDVLLLGGQPIREPVFHYGPFVMNSRAELMQALEDYQAGKFGNIPPNALMPHHVGGTL, encoded by the coding sequence ATGCCTGCCATTACCGCAGACACATTGACATTGCCCCGGATCGGCGCGGCCACCCCGCAGGAGACCGAACGCCCGGTCCGGTCGATCACCACCGGGCCGCGCGGCTACGAGGGTGAGGGGTTCCCGGTGGTCCGGGCATTCGCCGGCGTCAGCGCCGCCGCCCTGGATCCGTTTGTGCACATGGACCAGATGGGCGAGGTGGACTACCAGCCGGGCGAGCCCCGGGGTACGGATTGGCACCCGCACCGTGGCTTCGAAACCGTCACCTACCTGCTCGACGGCAAGTTCGCGCATCAGGATTCCCACGGCGGTGGGGGCCTGATCACCGACGGTGCAACGCAATGGATGACGGCCGGCTCGGGCATCCTGCATATCGAGACCCCACCGGCCGAATTGGTCGAAAGCGGCGGTCTCTTCCACGGCATCCAGCTCTGGGTGAATCTGCCGAAGAAAGACAAGTTCGCAACGCCGAGGTACCAGGCCATCGAGGGCAACGACGCCAGGCTGCTCGCCTCCGACGACGGCGGGGCATTGGTCCGCATCATCGCCGGTGAGATCGACGGTCACGGTGGCCCCGGCGTCACACATACGCCAATCACGCTGGCGCACGCCACAATTCAAAATGGGGCGAGGCTCAACATTCCGTGGCGGCGCGATTTCAACGCGCTGGTTTATGTGTTGTCCGGCAGTGGGTCTGTCGGGCCGGTCGGTCATCCGATTCACCAGGGCCAATTGGTTGTGCTCGGGCCCGGCGATCGGATCACCGTGGCTGCTGACTCAAATCAATCGTCATCGGCCCCAGGAATTGATGTACTTCTCCTGGGCGGACAACCGATTCGCGAGCCGGTTTTTCACTACGGGCCTTTTGTGATGAACTCGCGAGCGGAATTGATGCAAGCACTCGAGGACTACCAAGCGGGAAAGTTCGGCAACATTCCGCCAAATGCTTTAATGCCGCATCACGTGGGTGGCACACTCTAA
- a CDS encoding cytochrome P450, protein MSEVVTAAAPASAIQLPPMVRVPKLLQGFGFAMSRRSMMQRLTRRYGSVFALKLPMWGRVVMVSDPQLAKQIFTTSPDELGNIQPNLSRLFGTGSVFGLEGDDHRRRRRLLAPPFHGKSMKNYESIIEEETLRETADWPVGESIATLSPMMRITLNAILRAVFGADGAELDELRRLIPPWVTLGSRLAALPKPKRNYGRFSPWYRLDEWRRQYDNVIEKLIAAERADPNFADRADVLALLLRSTYDDGSTMSHKDIGDELLALLAAGHETTASTLAWAFERLSRHPELLAQLVEEADAGGGELRQATILEVQRSRTVIDFAGRHVYPETYQLGEWAIPRGYSIIVGIAQIHDNPDVFAEPERFDPQRFIGTKPSALSWIPFGGGTRRCVGAAFANMEMDVVLRTMLRHFTIETTDAPDERWHCRGVAFIPKDGGQVVVRRR, encoded by the coding sequence ATGAGCGAAGTAGTCACCGCCGCAGCGCCGGCCTCCGCAATCCAGTTGCCCCCGATGGTCCGAGTTCCAAAGCTATTGCAGGGCTTCGGCTTTGCGATGTCACGACGCTCGATGATGCAACGGCTGACGCGCCGCTACGGCAGCGTCTTCGCGCTCAAGCTGCCGATGTGGGGGCGCGTCGTGATGGTCAGCGACCCACAGCTGGCCAAGCAGATCTTCACGACCAGCCCAGACGAACTCGGCAACATCCAGCCCAACCTGAGCAGGCTGTTCGGCACCGGCTCGGTATTCGGGCTCGAGGGCGACGACCACCGCCGCCGCCGCCGGCTGCTGGCGCCGCCGTTTCACGGCAAGAGCATGAAGAACTACGAGAGCATCATCGAGGAAGAGACGCTGCGCGAGACCGCCGACTGGCCGGTGGGCGAGTCGATCGCGACGTTGTCGCCGATGATGCGGATCACGCTGAATGCCATCCTGCGGGCGGTCTTTGGGGCCGACGGCGCCGAGCTCGACGAGCTGCGCCGGCTCATCCCGCCGTGGGTCACCCTGGGCTCACGCCTGGCGGCGCTGCCGAAACCCAAGCGGAACTATGGCCGGTTCAGCCCGTGGTACCGGCTGGACGAGTGGCGGCGCCAGTACGACAACGTCATCGAGAAGCTGATCGCGGCCGAGCGGGCGGACCCGAACTTCGCCGACCGGGCCGACGTGCTCGCGCTGCTGCTGCGCAGCACCTATGACGACGGTTCGACCATGTCGCACAAGGACATTGGCGATGAGCTCCTCGCCCTGTTGGCCGCGGGGCACGAAACCACCGCGTCCACACTGGCGTGGGCATTCGAGCGGCTCAGCCGGCACCCCGAGCTACTGGCTCAGCTCGTCGAGGAGGCCGATGCCGGCGGCGGCGAGCTGCGTCAGGCGACGATCCTGGAGGTCCAACGATCCAGGACGGTAATCGATTTCGCCGGTCGCCACGTCTACCCGGAGACTTACCAGCTGGGCGAGTGGGCGATTCCGCGCGGCTATTCGATCATCGTCGGCATCGCGCAGATACACGACAATCCGGACGTATTCGCCGAACCCGAGCGCTTCGACCCGCAGCGCTTCATCGGAACGAAACCGTCGGCGCTGTCCTGGATTCCGTTCGGCGGGGGAACTCGGCGGTGTGTGGGGGCGGCATTCGCCAACATGGAGATGGATGTGGTGCTTCGAACAATGTTGCGCCACTTCACCATTGAGACCACGGATGCCCCCGACGAACGCTGGCACTGCCGTGGGGTCGCATTCATCCCGAAGGACGGCGGCCAGGTCGTGGTGCGCCGGCGCTGA
- a CDS encoding DNA-3-methyladenine glycosylase family protein — protein sequence MVTSTRTVTFPGAVSFGHTLAPLRRGPRDPCFRTPGDGTIWRTSLLPSGPVTARISRAAADAAHCEAWGSGAEELLERLPALLGADDDASAFVPTHPTVVAAHARVPHLRLGRTGLVLEALIPAVIEQRVSGADAFSSWRVLVSKYGTPAPGPAPAGMRVLPSAEAWRNIPSWEFHRANVDPRRAQTVVTCARRAAALERLASRPAAQVREALTSLPGVGEWTAAETAQRAFGDADAISIGDYHIPKMIGWTLVGHPVDDETMLELLAPMRPHRHRVVCVLYASGLAYEPRRGARLPVQQIHPL from the coding sequence TTGGTGACGAGCACGCGCACGGTGACGTTCCCCGGGGCAGTCAGCTTCGGGCACACCCTGGCGCCGCTACGCCGCGGACCCCGCGACCCCTGCTTTCGCACCCCGGGTGACGGCACCATCTGGCGAACCAGCCTGCTGCCCAGCGGGCCCGTCACGGCTCGCATCAGCCGCGCGGCCGCCGATGCGGCGCACTGCGAGGCCTGGGGCAGCGGCGCCGAGGAGTTGCTGGAGCGACTGCCCGCATTGCTGGGCGCCGACGACGACGCCTCGGCATTCGTCCCGACACACCCGACGGTGGTCGCGGCGCATGCGCGCGTCCCGCATCTGCGGCTGGGCCGCACCGGACTGGTGCTCGAAGCCCTGATCCCGGCCGTCATCGAGCAGCGGGTGTCGGGCGCCGACGCGTTCTCGTCGTGGCGGGTGCTGGTGTCCAAGTACGGCACCCCGGCGCCCGGGCCGGCGCCCGCCGGCATGCGCGTGCTGCCGTCGGCCGAGGCCTGGCGAAACATCCCGTCGTGGGAATTCCATCGCGCCAATGTCGATCCGCGCCGGGCCCAGACCGTGGTGACGTGTGCGCGCCGGGCCGCCGCGCTGGAACGGCTGGCGTCACGCCCGGCCGCGCAGGTGCGTGAGGCGCTGACGTCGCTGCCGGGAGTTGGGGAGTGGACGGCCGCCGAGACCGCGCAACGGGCATTCGGCGATGCCGACGCCATTTCAATCGGCGACTACCACATCCCGAAGATGATCGGCTGGACGCTGGTGGGCCACCCGGTCGATGACGAGACGATGCTCGAACTGTTGGCACCGATGCGACCGCACCGCCACCGGGTGGTCTGCGTGCTCTATGCCAGCGGACTGGCGTACGAGCCGCGCCGGGGCGCGCGACTGCCAGTTCAGCAAATCCACCCGCTCTGA
- the msrA gene encoding peptide-methionine (S)-S-oxide reductase MsrA: MTNTQKAILAGGCFWGVQDLIRKQPGVISSRVGYSGGDVPNATYRNHGTHAEAVEIVYDPTVTDYRTLLEFFFQIHDPTTKDRQGNDRGKSYRSAIFYVDDEQKQIALDTIADVEASGLWPGKVVTEVNPAGDFWEAEPEHQDYLERFPSGYTCHFIRPGWKLPVREGKRASASQ; the protein is encoded by the coding sequence ATGACCAACACGCAAAAGGCGATCCTTGCGGGCGGCTGCTTCTGGGGCGTGCAGGACCTGATCCGCAAGCAGCCGGGCGTGATCTCGAGCCGGGTCGGTTACAGCGGCGGCGACGTTCCCAACGCGACGTACCGCAACCACGGCACCCACGCCGAGGCGGTCGAGATCGTCTACGACCCTACGGTGACCGACTACCGCACACTGCTCGAGTTCTTCTTCCAGATCCACGACCCGACCACCAAGGACCGGCAGGGTAACGACCGCGGCAAGAGCTACCGGTCGGCGATCTTCTACGTCGACGACGAGCAGAAGCAGATCGCGCTGGACACCATCGCCGACGTCGAGGCCTCGGGGCTATGGCCCGGGAAGGTCGTGACCGAGGTCAATCCCGCCGGGGACTTCTGGGAGGCCGAGCCCGAACACCAGGACTACCTGGAGCGCTTCCCGAGCGGATACACCTGCCACTTCATCCGCCCCGGCTGGAAGCTGCCTGTCCGAGAAGGTAAGCGCGCGTCGGCCAGCCAGTAG
- a CDS encoding Dps family protein, with the protein MTQFTIPGLTDKQGARLAELLQKQLSTYNDLHLTLKHIHWNVVGPSFIGVHEMIDPQVEVVRAFADDIAERIAALGASPEGTPGAIIRDRSWDDYSVGRDTVPAHLAALDLVYNGVIEDLRAAIDETDELDPVTQDLLIGQAGPLEKFQWFVRAHLESTGGKLSHGGSTTEKGAAKTARGKSK; encoded by the coding sequence ATGACTCAATTCACCATTCCCGGATTGACCGATAAGCAGGGTGCGCGGCTGGCCGAGCTGCTGCAAAAGCAATTGAGCACTTACAACGATCTACACCTGACGCTCAAGCACATTCACTGGAATGTGGTGGGGCCCAGCTTCATTGGCGTGCACGAGATGATCGACCCTCAGGTCGAGGTGGTGCGCGCGTTCGCCGACGACATCGCCGAACGTATTGCGGCGCTTGGCGCTTCGCCCGAGGGCACACCCGGTGCGATCATCAGGGACCGATCCTGGGATGACTACTCCGTCGGCCGCGACACCGTGCCGGCGCACCTCGCCGCGCTGGACTTGGTCTACAACGGCGTGATCGAAGACCTGCGCGCGGCCATCGACGAGACAGACGAACTCGACCCGGTGACGCAGGACCTGTTGATCGGTCAGGCCGGGCCGCTGGAGAAGTTCCAATGGTTTGTGCGCGCGCATCTCGAGAGCACGGGCGGCAAGTTGAGCCATGGAGGCTCGACGACCGAAAAGGGTGCCGCAAAAACCGCGCGCGGCAAGTCCAAGTAG
- a CDS encoding nuclear transport factor 2 family protein, whose protein sequence is MNSPQFSRSELADAFAKFEATVDAAAQSHDWDAWVQHYTPDVLYIEHAAGTMHGRDEVREWISRTMGSFPGSHMVAFPSLWSVIDEPTGRIIMELDNPMRDPGDGTVIGQTNISIITYAGDGLWRQQEDIYNPLRFIQATMKWCLKAQELGTLDEDGARFLEQYGGAQ, encoded by the coding sequence GTGAACAGCCCGCAATTCTCCCGTAGCGAACTCGCCGACGCGTTCGCGAAATTCGAGGCGACCGTCGATGCGGCGGCGCAGTCGCACGACTGGGACGCCTGGGTCCAGCACTACACACCCGACGTCTTGTACATCGAACACGCGGCGGGCACCATGCACGGCCGCGACGAGGTTCGCGAGTGGATCAGTCGGACGATGGGCAGCTTTCCGGGCAGCCACATGGTCGCGTTTCCGTCGTTGTGGTCGGTGATCGACGAGCCCACCGGGCGCATCATCATGGAACTCGACAACCCGATGCGCGATCCCGGTGACGGCACCGTCATCGGCCAGACGAATATCTCCATCATCACCTACGCCGGCGACGGCCTGTGGCGTCAGCAAGAAGACATCTACAACCCGCTGCGCTTCATACAAGCCACGATGAAGTGGTGCCTCAAGGCGCAGGAACTTGGCACCCTCGACGAGGACGGCGCGCGTTTCCTGGAGCAGTACGGCGGCGCTCAGTGA